TGGACCCCGAGGTCTACGCGATCGAGGACGACCAGGCCTTCGTCATCGACCTGCTGCGGGCGAAAAAGATCCTCGTGACGCACGGGACGGGCTTCAACTGGCCCACCCCCGACCACTTCCGGCTGGTCACGCTTCCGGAGGCGAGCGTCCTCGAGGAGGCCATCGGCCGGATCGCCGACTTCCTCGCCACCCGGCGCTGACGACGCGGTGAGTCGCCTGTCACGAAGGCTCGCCCGCCCCTGCGCGGGACCCTAGGCTCCCCCCATGCGCGACGTCACCTACCCGCCGATCATCCTGACCGCGAAGGCGGCCTTCCGGGCGCTCGGCCAGCGCTTCCAGATGACGGGCACCGAGCACGTGCCGCGCGAGGGCGGCGTGCTGCTGGCCTTCAACCACGTGAGCTACCTGGACTTCATCTACGGCGGGCTGGCCGCGAACCCGTCGGGACGCCTCGTGCGCTTCATGGCCAAGCGGGAGATCTTCGACCACGCCGTGGGCGGCCCGGTGATGCGCTCGATGCACCACATCGAGGTCGACCGCGGCGAGGGCATCGCCAGCTTCCACACCGCCGTCGAGCGGCTCCGGGCCGGTGACGCGGTCGGCATCTTCCCCGAGGCGACGATCTCGCGCTCGATGGAGCTCAAGGAGCTGAAGACCGGAGCCGTACGCATCGCGGCGGCCGCCGGCGTACCGGTGCTGCCGGTCATCCTGTGGGGCACGCAACGGATGATGACCAAGGACCACCCTCGCGACTTCTCCCGCGGCAAGACCATCGCCATCCGCGTCGGCAAGCCGTTGCACCCCACCGGTGACGACCCTGTCGCGGAGACCGCCGTGCTGCGGGCGCGGATGGTCGAGCTGCTGGCGGAGACGGTGCGCGCCTACCCGGCCGCCGAGCAGCCGCCGGGCGCCTGGTGGGTCCCGGCGTCAATGGGCGGCGGTGCCCCCACGCCCGAGGAGGCGGCGACCATGGACCTCGCCGAGAAGCGGGACCGTGCCCGCCGGCGGTCCGAGAAGCGGATGAAGCGCTAGGTCGACAAGACGACCTGTCGACAGGTCGTCATGTGGCTTTGTCGACATTCCGGGGCGTTCTGAGCGTGCCGGTAGCCCGTTTCAGGCTCGGATCGGGGTAGTCCCCATCATTCGGGTCGCCCGTGGGCGCCTGGCACGACCCGTTCGATAGGGACTACCGCGGGATTGGCCAAGAGGGTGATCCCGGCCGCCGGCCTCAGATCGGGCGGTCGTCCCGGTTGCGCGGGTCCATGACGTCGACGATGCGACGGAGGTCGTCGAGGCTGGCGAACTCGACGGTGATCTTGCCCTTGGCCTTGCCCAGGTCGACCTTGACGCGGGTCTCCAGCCGGTCCGAGAGCCGGTCGGCCAGCTCGGCGAGGCCGGGAGCGACGGGCTTGCGGCGTACGACGCGCGGAGCGCCGCTGTCCTCGACGCCCACCGAGACGATTTCCTCCAATCCGCGCACGGAGATGCCCTCGGCCGTCACCCGGGCGGCGAGCCGGTCCTGCAGGCCGGCGTCCTCGACGCTGAGCAGGGCGCGCGCGTGGCCGGCGGACAGCACGCCGGCCGCCACACGACGCTGGACGGCCGGCGACAGCTTGAGCAGGCGCAGCGTGTTCGAGATCTGGGGCCGTGAGCGACCGATGCGCTGTGCGAGCTCCTCGTGCGTGCAGCCGAAGTCCTCGAGCAGCTGGCCGTAGGCCGCGGCCTCCTCGAGCGGGTTGAGCTGCGAGCGGTGCAGGTTCTCCAGCAGC
This genomic stretch from Nocardioides renjunii harbors:
- a CDS encoding lysophospholipid acyltransferase family protein; its protein translation is MRDVTYPPIILTAKAAFRALGQRFQMTGTEHVPREGGVLLAFNHVSYLDFIYGGLAANPSGRLVRFMAKREIFDHAVGGPVMRSMHHIEVDRGEGIASFHTAVERLRAGDAVGIFPEATISRSMELKELKTGAVRIAAAAGVPVLPVILWGTQRMMTKDHPRDFSRGKTIAIRVGKPLHPTGDDPVAETAVLRARMVELLAETVRAYPAAEQPPGAWWVPASMGGGAPTPEEAATMDLAEKRDRARRRSEKRMKR
- a CDS encoding ParB/RepB/Spo0J family partition protein, whose amino-acid sequence is MNAATPPRRGLGRGLGSLIPTSPSQPPTSDARSAGSADRSPAPSNGSAVATSGADVDLTADGAGLTAVSGAYFAELPITQVRPNARQPRQVFDEDALAELVHSIREVGLLQPVVVRRSGTDSYELIMGERRWRASQEAGRETIPAIVRETDDDDMLRDALLENLHRSQLNPLEEAAAYGQLLEDFGCTHEELAQRIGRSRPQISNTLRLLKLSPAVQRRVAAGVLSAGHARALLSVEDAGLQDRLAARVTAEGISVRGLEEIVSVGVEDSGAPRVVRRKPVAPGLAELADRLSDRLETRVKVDLGKAKGKITVEFASLDDLRRIVDVMDPRNRDDRPI